From Actinomyces slackii, a single genomic window includes:
- a CDS encoding site-2 protease family protein: MSPAAPRAGEWVLGRIGGAPVVVAPTSLLLGLLIAASWYPLVSSALSGLGLTTVLGVVVATVAGVGVSILLHELAHGLTGTLLGRRPNRYELYLWGGLTTFGRAPATWTPWKDAAVSLSGPATNLALWAAGRALIESSSIPLPAAFAIWALSWVNLALAIFNALPGLPLDGGHALSAAIAQLTGNHRLGLTTAAWGGLAVVAGILWWWVIGPLILDGRQPNTFNLIIVAMISWSIGSTSWRILGLGGGSRAAQRLDLRQLARPLAILPAETPISQVRDLLAGDGLVLVTDADQLLGSIDRTGLREAGLAEAPGHAGATAGQVCTVLPAAAITTELTGPAAAEAMSRARSVSRWLILVEDGRATGAVPTGAR; this comes from the coding sequence ATGTCACCTGCAGCCCCCCGCGCCGGCGAATGGGTGCTGGGCAGAATCGGCGGTGCGCCCGTCGTCGTCGCCCCCACCTCCCTGCTGCTCGGCCTGCTCATCGCGGCCAGCTGGTACCCGCTGGTCTCCAGCGCCCTGAGCGGCCTTGGCCTGACCACGGTCCTGGGCGTCGTCGTCGCCACCGTTGCCGGGGTGGGAGTCTCCATCCTCCTTCACGAGCTCGCCCACGGCCTGACCGGCACACTTCTGGGCCGTCGGCCCAACCGCTACGAGCTCTACCTGTGGGGCGGCCTGACCACCTTCGGCCGCGCCCCGGCCACCTGGACCCCCTGGAAGGACGCCGCCGTCTCCCTGTCGGGGCCCGCCACCAACCTGGCCCTGTGGGCCGCCGGTCGCGCCCTCATCGAATCATCCTCCATCCCGCTGCCCGCCGCCTTCGCCATCTGGGCCCTGAGCTGGGTCAACCTCGCCCTGGCCATCTTCAACGCCCTGCCCGGACTGCCCCTGGACGGCGGGCACGCCCTGTCCGCCGCCATCGCCCAGCTCACCGGCAACCATCGCCTCGGGCTCACGACCGCCGCCTGGGGAGGCCTGGCCGTCGTCGCCGGGATCCTGTGGTGGTGGGTGATCGGGCCCCTCATCCTCGATGGCAGGCAGCCCAACACCTTCAACCTCATCATCGTGGCCATGATCTCCTGGTCCATCGGCTCGACCAGCTGGAGGATCCTGGGCCTGGGAGGCGGCTCGCGCGCCGCCCAGCGCCTCGACCTGCGCCAGCTCGCCCGCCCTCTGGCCATCCTGCCCGCCGAGACCCCCATCAGCCAGGTGCGCGACCTCCTGGCCGGCGACGGCCTGGTCCTGGTGACCGACGCCGACCAGCTCCTGGGCAGCATCGACCGGACCGGACTGCGCGAGGCAGGCCTGGCAGAGGCGCCCGGTCACGCAGGCGCCACCGCCGGGCAGGTCTGCACCGTCCTGCCCGCCGCCGCCATCACCACCGAGCTGACCGGCCCCGCGGCCGCCGAGGCCATGAGCAGGGCACGATCCGTCTCCCGCTGGCTCATCCTCGTGGAGGACGGCCGCGCCACCGGCGCCGTGCCCACCGGCGCGCGCTGA
- a CDS encoding ribbon-helix-helix domain-containing protein, which produces MIAINEFSLYDNGMVSEEQIAQWVAEAEAGYDVEELKKRGRGRPGRGAQPMQVIAVRLTAEEIAALDAAADRQHISRSEAIRQALSAFAA; this is translated from the coding sequence ATGATCGCCATCAATGAATTTTCGTTATACGATAATGGCATGGTGTCCGAAGAGCAGATCGCGCAATGGGTGGCTGAGGCAGAGGCCGGCTATGACGTCGAGGAGTTGAAGAAGCGTGGGAGAGGGCGCCCAGGACGTGGGGCCCAGCCCATGCAGGTGATCGCCGTGCGGTTGACAGCCGAGGAGATCGCCGCCCTGGACGCAGCGGCCGACCGCCAGCACATCTCGCGCTCTGAGGCAATCCGCCAAGCGCTGAGTGCCTTCGCTGCATGA
- a CDS encoding NAD(P)/FAD-dependent oxidoreductase: MARVTIVGGGYGGITAAKALDDVAEVTLVEQKDTFVNHAAALRAAVDREWAEKIFIPYDRLLTRGRVVHGTALTVRGTTVEVSGAGAIEADYLILATGTNYPFPAKHMESSSVIAKARIERMRTNLEQAGRVLIVGAGAVGIEMAGEITSAFPSIEVTLLEQAEQILPESDVKQELRESVSSQLIERGVEIITGDKLSYLPPVDVGVLAPFRVETKGGRRIEADMWMRAYGSAAATGFLGADYDEIRHYNGTIRVDEQLRVIDHPGVWAIGDITDVRESKRADVARAHAKVVAANIADLIAGREPSATYTPGAELLLLPLGPEGGASQILRDGVRVVVGPKETSRIKGEDLFLGFVREALGVAE, from the coding sequence ATGGCACGCGTCACCATCGTCGGCGGCGGCTACGGCGGCATCACGGCCGCCAAGGCGCTCGACGACGTCGCCGAGGTCACCCTCGTCGAGCAGAAGGACACCTTCGTCAACCACGCCGCCGCCCTGCGCGCCGCCGTGGATCGCGAATGGGCCGAGAAGATCTTCATCCCCTACGACCGCCTGCTGACCAGGGGCCGCGTCGTCCACGGCACCGCGCTGACGGTGCGCGGCACCACCGTGGAGGTCTCGGGCGCCGGGGCCATCGAGGCCGACTACCTGATCCTGGCCACCGGCACCAACTACCCCTTCCCGGCCAAGCACATGGAGTCCTCCTCGGTGATCGCCAAGGCCCGCATCGAGCGCATGCGCACCAATCTGGAGCAGGCCGGGCGCGTGCTGATCGTGGGCGCGGGCGCCGTGGGCATCGAGATGGCCGGGGAGATCACCTCCGCCTTCCCCAGCATCGAGGTCACCCTGCTGGAGCAGGCCGAGCAGATCCTCCCCGAGAGCGACGTCAAGCAGGAGCTGCGCGAGTCCGTGTCATCCCAGCTGATCGAGCGCGGCGTGGAGATCATCACCGGCGACAAGCTCAGCTACCTGCCCCCGGTGGATGTGGGCGTGCTCGCCCCCTTCCGGGTCGAGACCAAGGGCGGGCGCCGCATCGAGGCCGATATGTGGATGCGCGCCTATGGATCGGCCGCGGCCACCGGCTTCCTGGGGGCCGACTACGACGAGATCCGCCACTACAACGGGACGATCCGGGTTGATGAGCAGCTGCGCGTCATCGACCACCCCGGCGTGTGGGCCATCGGGGACATCACCGATGTGCGCGAGTCCAAGCGGGCCGACGTCGCTCGCGCCCACGCCAAGGTCGTGGCCGCCAACATCGCCGACCTCATCGCCGGCCGGGAGCCGTCGGCCACCTACACCCCCGGCGCCGAGCTGCTGCTCCTGCCCCTGGGGCCCGAGGGCGGGGCGTCCCAGATCCTGCGCGACGGCGTGCGCGTGGTGGTCGGCCCTAAGGAGACCAGCCGCATCAAGGGGGAGGACCTCTTCCTCGGCTTCGTGCGCGAGGCCCTGGGCGTGGCCGAGTGA
- a CDS encoding sulfurtransferase TusA family protein: MRTVLETTGLVCPFPVMEAEEAMADLDPGDELVIGFDCTQGTQSLPAWAADNGYTVTEFERTGEAAWSITVRK; the protein is encoded by the coding sequence ATGCGCACTGTTCTGGAGACCACCGGCCTGGTCTGCCCCTTCCCCGTCATGGAGGCCGAGGAGGCCATGGCCGATCTCGATCCCGGTGACGAGCTCGTCATCGGCTTCGACTGCACCCAGGGCACCCAGTCCCTGCCCGCCTGGGCCGCCGACAACGGGTACACCGTCACCGAGTTCGAGCGCACCGGCGAGGCGGCCTGGTCCATCACCGTCCGCAAGTAG
- a CDS encoding RecB family exonuclease has translation MSQSPISSNVDAPLPSLEALPHDSPDSSQAQQTAQGAGSGSRPGSGRRAALSPSRAKDFMQCPLMFRLRTVDRLPEPGSLATHKGTVVHSVLERLYDLPAPERTQDAALGLLPGQWQAHREKNPGVMELFEAPEQVETWLGEARALIGSYFALENPERLEPAERELFVQTETADGLLLRGFVDRLDIAPNGAMRVVDYKTGRSPHPRYMQDALFQMRFYGLVLWRLRGRPPARLQLLYLKDGRTLTHDPHTLELESVETKVSRIWDEVEDCARYGDFRPQRSRLCDWCAFQAQCPLFGGDTPPPPEDGLAQLLTARRPAG, from the coding sequence ATGAGCCAGTCGCCCATCTCCTCCAACGTGGACGCCCCTCTCCCCTCGCTCGAGGCACTCCCCCACGACTCCCCCGATTCGTCACAGGCGCAGCAGACCGCTCAGGGGGCTGGCTCCGGCTCTCGTCCGGGCTCCGGGCGCAGGGCGGCGCTCTCGCCGTCGCGGGCCAAGGACTTCATGCAGTGCCCCCTCATGTTCCGCCTGCGCACCGTGGACCGCCTCCCAGAGCCGGGCTCCCTGGCCACCCACAAGGGCACTGTGGTCCACAGCGTCCTGGAGCGCCTCTACGATCTGCCCGCCCCTGAGCGCACCCAGGACGCCGCCCTGGGCCTCCTGCCCGGCCAGTGGCAGGCCCACCGGGAGAAGAACCCCGGGGTCATGGAGCTCTTCGAGGCCCCAGAGCAGGTGGAGACCTGGTTGGGTGAGGCGCGCGCCCTCATCGGCTCCTACTTCGCCCTGGAGAATCCCGAGCGCCTGGAGCCGGCCGAGCGCGAGCTCTTTGTTCAGACCGAGACCGCCGACGGGCTCTTGCTGCGCGGATTCGTCGACCGCCTCGATATCGCCCCCAACGGCGCCATGCGCGTGGTGGACTACAAGACCGGCCGCAGCCCCCACCCGCGCTACATGCAGGACGCCCTGTTCCAGATGCGCTTCTACGGCCTGGTGCTCTGGCGCCTGCGCGGCCGCCCCCCGGCCCGACTCCAGCTCCTCTACCTCAAGGACGGGCGCACCCTGACCCACGACCCCCACACTCTGGAGCTGGAGTCCGTGGAGACCAAGGTCTCCCGCATCTGGGACGAGGTGGAGGACTGCGCCCGATACGGGGACTTCCGCCCCCAGCGCTCCCGCCTGTGCGACTGGTGCGCCTTCCAGGCCCAGTGCCCGCTCTTCGGCGGGGACACGCCGCCCCCGCCGGAGGACGGCCTGGCCCAGCTCCTGACGGCCCGCCGCCCGGCGGGGTGA
- the arc gene encoding proteasome ATPase, with the protein MTDTGQTSLQGGQGEREPQLLGLPDRDFAAHQLREARAEAVSLGAKNERLVAALTAARERIAELGSQLDAATLPPATLGLLISAPAGAGASGDTAEPSRAERPREAGVSLAGRPMRLGVHPGVPDEDLTVGRLVAVNDQMLIVGTLPPPETGEAVTLEETLDATRVLATTGSGSARILTLAGHLDPADLQPGDTLAADLRADVATALIERTSVEQLVVSETPDVSWDDIGGLGPQIEEIRDALELPFTHPGLYRSYGLRAPKGLLLYGPPGCGKTLIAKAVATSLASGTSGRQAAFLNIKGPELLSKFVGETERQIRAIFDQARKVAAEDRPVVVFFDEMEALFRTRGSGVSSDVETMIVPQVLAEIDGVEDLRNVVIIGASNREDMIDPAVLRPGRLDVTIRIERPDAVGAQEILSKHLTAELPLAPEELAAHGGDREATAAAMRRAAVAALYERSPATAVLEVVYADATRHTLHLGDLVSGAMLAAVVARAKTASIKAELAGEPGGLSTARVLEAVALQARRSEEITGATTPEGWTRLLGGRGAAVRSVRRLAAGGADRQDAP; encoded by the coding sequence ATGACTGACACCGGCCAGACCAGCCTCCAGGGTGGCCAGGGGGAGCGCGAGCCGCAGCTCCTGGGCCTGCCCGACCGCGACTTCGCCGCCCACCAGCTGCGCGAGGCCCGCGCCGAGGCGGTGAGCCTGGGCGCCAAGAACGAGCGCCTTGTGGCGGCCCTGACCGCGGCGCGCGAGCGCATCGCCGAGCTCGGCTCCCAGCTCGACGCCGCGACCCTCCCCCCGGCCACCCTCGGCCTGCTCATCAGCGCCCCCGCGGGTGCCGGGGCCTCCGGGGACACCGCCGAGCCCTCCCGAGCCGAGCGCCCTCGCGAGGCGGGGGTGAGTCTGGCCGGCCGCCCCATGCGCCTGGGCGTCCACCCCGGCGTGCCCGACGAGGACCTGACGGTGGGGCGACTCGTGGCAGTCAACGACCAGATGCTCATCGTCGGCACCCTCCCGCCTCCTGAGACCGGGGAGGCCGTCACCCTGGAGGAGACCCTGGACGCCACCCGCGTCCTGGCCACCACCGGCTCGGGCTCGGCCCGCATCCTGACCCTGGCCGGGCACCTGGACCCCGCCGACCTCCAGCCGGGCGACACCCTGGCCGCCGACCTGCGGGCCGATGTGGCCACCGCCCTGATCGAGCGCACGAGCGTCGAGCAGCTCGTGGTCTCCGAGACCCCGGACGTCTCCTGGGACGACATCGGCGGGCTGGGGCCCCAGATCGAGGAGATCCGCGACGCCCTGGAGCTGCCCTTCACCCATCCCGGCCTCTACCGCTCCTACGGCCTGCGCGCCCCCAAGGGCCTGCTCCTCTACGGCCCTCCGGGCTGCGGCAAGACTCTCATCGCCAAGGCGGTGGCCACCTCCCTGGCCTCGGGCACCAGCGGGCGCCAGGCCGCCTTCCTCAACATCAAGGGCCCCGAGCTGCTCAGCAAGTTCGTCGGCGAGACCGAGCGCCAGATCCGAGCCATCTTCGACCAGGCCCGCAAGGTCGCTGCCGAGGACCGCCCCGTCGTCGTGTTCTTCGATGAGATGGAGGCCCTGTTCCGCACCCGCGGATCGGGAGTCTCCAGCGATGTGGAGACCATGATCGTCCCCCAGGTCCTGGCGGAGATCGACGGGGTGGAGGACCTGCGCAATGTCGTCATCATCGGGGCCTCCAACCGGGAGGACATGATCGACCCGGCCGTCCTGCGCCCCGGTCGCCTGGATGTGACGATCCGCATCGAGCGCCCCGACGCCGTTGGAGCCCAGGAGATCCTGTCCAAGCACCTGACCGCGGAGCTCCCCCTGGCGCCCGAGGAGCTGGCCGCCCATGGCGGGGACCGCGAGGCCACTGCCGCGGCCATGCGCCGTGCCGCCGTGGCGGCGCTCTATGAGCGCAGCCCCGCCACCGCTGTTCTGGAGGTGGTCTACGCCGACGCCACTCGACACACCCTCCACCTGGGGGATCTGGTCAGCGGGGCCATGCTGGCCGCTGTCGTCGCCCGGGCCAAGACCGCCTCCATCAAGGCCGAGCTGGCCGGGGAGCCGGGGGGCCTGAGCACGGCGCGCGTCCTGGAGGCGGTGGCGCTTCAGGCCCGCCGCAGCGAGGAGATCACCGGGGCGACGACGCCGGAGGGCTGGACCCGGCTGCTGGGCGGCCGAGGCGCGGCCGTGCGCAGCGTGCGCCGCCTGGCCGCCGGTGGAGCCGATCGGCAGGACGCGCCATGA
- a CDS encoding multidrug effflux MFS transporter, producing the protein MTPSRPAPEAAITVSLILALAVQSAVPPFATDMYSPAFPQVANELGASAAAVGFTLTAFFIGMGVGQVLGGTASDQWGRRLPMITGGLVCTIGSIICALAPGISLLIAGRLLQGLGGGVASVVGRAVLVDVAHGDRLARIMSVLMAVVGLAPMIAPVAGGAVLSVADWRAIFWSLAGFGVFMMAMAALLIPETLPPDERASGGLRRFATGFAELVAHRRFMGYLLTSSCSGFAMFAYVSASSFVLQEMKGLTPMQYSVFFACTAGSNMLMAILNSRLVGRYRPRRLIAVGLSMSALGITVVTVSVLALGVALIPLCLGFVVTMAAQGFVFGNASALALGEVRHVAGAASAMLGVAQAIAMGISAPLASSGGGDSAIPMVVVMLMGITGAWCAYTLAGRAGHSRRLPAA; encoded by the coding sequence ATGACCCCCTCGCGCCCCGCGCCCGAGGCCGCGATCACCGTGAGCCTCATCCTCGCCCTGGCTGTCCAGAGCGCCGTGCCGCCCTTCGCCACGGACATGTACTCCCCGGCCTTCCCCCAGGTCGCCAACGAGCTGGGCGCCAGCGCCGCCGCCGTGGGATTCACGCTGACCGCCTTCTTCATCGGCATGGGGGTGGGCCAGGTGCTCGGCGGCACCGCCTCCGACCAGTGGGGACGGCGCCTGCCCATGATCACCGGCGGGCTCGTGTGCACCATCGGCTCCATCATCTGCGCCTTGGCCCCGGGCATCTCCCTCCTCATCGCCGGCCGGCTCCTCCAAGGCCTGGGCGGGGGAGTGGCCTCCGTGGTGGGGCGTGCCGTCCTGGTGGACGTGGCCCACGGTGATCGGCTGGCCCGGATCATGTCCGTGCTCATGGCAGTGGTCGGCCTGGCTCCCATGATCGCGCCCGTCGCCGGCGGGGCAGTCCTGTCGGTGGCCGATTGGCGGGCCATCTTCTGGAGCCTGGCCGGGTTCGGGGTGTTCATGATGGCCATGGCCGCCCTCCTCATCCCCGAGACCCTGCCCCCTGACGAGCGCGCCAGCGGGGGCCTGCGCCGATTCGCCACGGGCTTCGCCGAGCTGGTCGCGCACAGGCGCTTCATGGGCTACCTGCTGACCTCCTCATGCTCCGGCTTCGCCATGTTCGCCTACGTCTCGGCCTCCTCCTTCGTCCTGCAGGAGATGAAGGGCCTGACCCCCATGCAGTACTCCGTGTTCTTCGCCTGCACCGCCGGCTCCAACATGCTCATGGCCATCCTCAACTCCAGGCTCGTGGGCCGCTACCGGCCCCGACGGCTCATCGCGGTGGGACTGAGCATGTCCGCGCTGGGCATCACCGTGGTCACCGTGAGCGTGCTCGCCCTGGGCGTGGCGCTCATCCCGCTGTGCCTGGGATTCGTGGTGACCATGGCGGCGCAGGGATTCGTCTTCGGCAACGCCAGTGCCCTCGCCCTGGGAGAGGTGCGGCATGTGGCCGGGGCGGCCAGCGCCATGCTCGGCGTCGCCCAGGCCATCGCCATGGGCATCTCCGCGCCACTGGCCAGCTCCGGGGGCGGGGACAGCGCCATCCCCATGGTGGTGGTCATGCTCATGGGCATCACCGGGGCGTGGTGCGCCTACACCCTGGCCGGGAGGGCCGGGCACAGCCGCCGCCTGCCCGCCGCCTGA
- a CDS encoding tRNA (adenine-N1)-methyltransferase has product MTMTPSASPDEIHDKSGESSEPGDQPAPRTLSQEILGQAGRRGPFRYGERIQVTDSKGRKNTFVLDERGYFQSVRGSFHHRDVVGLQEGSVITTESGHELLLLRPLLADYVLSMPRGAQVVYAKDSGQIIALGDIFPGARVLEAGVGSGALTMNLLSAIGESGHLLSIERREDFARIAASNVDSWFGGHHPAWELRAGDFAEVVAAHVEPASIDRVVLDMLAPWENIEAAARALAPGGVFLAYVATVTQLSRTVEALRHCGLFTEPESWESMVRTWNVDGLAVRPDHRMVAHTGFLLSARRLAAGSAPLTRKRPPARGAYDEGGYWLPEDVKERTSTDKKVRRVLRDCRAKQPEDATPVLPAGAAPRQSESHHD; this is encoded by the coding sequence ATGACCATGACACCAAGCGCCAGCCCTGACGAGATCCACGACAAGTCCGGTGAGTCCAGCGAACCCGGCGACCAGCCCGCGCCGCGCACGCTGAGCCAGGAGATTCTGGGCCAGGCAGGCCGGCGCGGGCCCTTCCGCTATGGTGAGCGCATCCAGGTCACCGACTCCAAGGGCCGCAAGAACACCTTCGTCCTCGATGAGCGCGGCTACTTCCAGTCCGTGCGCGGCTCCTTCCACCACCGAGACGTCGTGGGACTCCAGGAGGGCAGCGTCATCACCACCGAGTCCGGTCACGAGCTGCTGCTCCTGCGCCCCCTGCTGGCCGATTACGTCCTGTCCATGCCCCGCGGCGCCCAGGTGGTCTACGCCAAGGACTCCGGTCAGATCATCGCCCTGGGGGACATCTTCCCGGGGGCCAGAGTCCTGGAGGCGGGCGTGGGCTCGGGAGCCCTGACCATGAACCTGCTCTCCGCCATCGGTGAGTCCGGCCACCTGCTGTCCATTGAGCGCCGGGAGGACTTCGCCCGGATCGCGGCCTCCAATGTGGACTCGTGGTTCGGCGGGCACCACCCCGCCTGGGAGCTGCGCGCCGGGGACTTCGCCGAGGTCGTCGCCGCCCATGTGGAGCCCGCCAGCATCGACCGCGTGGTCCTGGACATGCTGGCCCCCTGGGAGAACATCGAGGCCGCCGCGCGCGCCCTGGCGCCCGGCGGGGTCTTCCTGGCCTATGTCGCCACCGTCACCCAGCTCTCGCGCACTGTGGAGGCCCTGCGCCACTGCGGCCTGTTCACCGAGCCGGAGTCCTGGGAGTCCATGGTGCGGACGTGGAACGTCGACGGTCTGGCGGTGCGCCCCGACCACCGCATGGTGGCCCACACCGGCTTCCTGCTCTCGGCCCGGCGCCTGGCCGCAGGCTCGGCGCCCCTGACCCGCAAGCGCCCGCCCGCCCGGGGGGCCTATGACGAGGGCGGGTACTGGCTGCCCGAGGACGTCAAGGAGCGCACGAGCACCGATAAGAAGGTCCGCCGCGTCCTGCGCGACTGTCGCGCCAAGCAGCCCGAGGACGCCACCCCCGTGCTCCCCGCGGGCGCGGCGCCACGGCAGAGCGAGTCCCATCATGACTGA
- a CDS encoding YeeE/YedE family protein — protein sequence MIITGLAVGAALGFILQRGRFCITGAFRDLWVSRSGRWFTAFLVAVAVQAIGVAALTGAGAISPEIPQFSVVATVVGSFIFGVGIVLAGGCATGTYYRAGEGLVGSWFALVAYVLSAAAARGGILAPVTDWVKGAWTTGLTTIPASIGIPEWAGVIILAGATALLVHRHVVASRARSAPVQLPAQRRGLAHLLLERQWNPLVTGALVGAIAIIAWPASWATGREDGLGITAPSANLVGGIVTGDASRFDWGVLLILGIVLGSYIAAKASGEFRVRVPSAQVIQRSIGGGLLMGVGAAWAGGCSIGNALVQTSLLSWQGWVALVFQILGVGAAAWVLLIRPRQRRAAERAAARQAASAETAPDSAEPVTAGA from the coding sequence ATGATCATCACCGGACTCGCCGTGGGCGCCGCCCTCGGCTTCATCCTCCAGCGCGGCCGCTTCTGCATCACCGGTGCCTTCAGAGACCTGTGGGTCTCGCGCTCCGGGCGCTGGTTCACCGCCTTCCTCGTGGCCGTGGCCGTCCAGGCCATCGGCGTGGCCGCCCTGACCGGCGCGGGCGCCATCTCCCCCGAGATCCCCCAGTTCTCCGTCGTGGCCACCGTCGTGGGCTCCTTCATCTTCGGAGTGGGCATCGTCCTGGCCGGGGGCTGCGCGACCGGCACCTACTACCGCGCCGGCGAGGGCCTGGTGGGCTCCTGGTTCGCCCTGGTGGCCTACGTCCTGAGCGCCGCCGCGGCGCGAGGCGGCATCCTGGCCCCCGTCACCGACTGGGTCAAGGGAGCGTGGACCACCGGCCTGACCACCATCCCCGCCAGCATCGGCATCCCCGAGTGGGCGGGAGTGATCATCCTGGCGGGAGCGACCGCCCTGCTCGTCCACCGCCACGTGGTGGCCTCCCGCGCCCGCAGCGCCCCCGTCCAGCTGCCGGCCCAGCGCCGTGGCCTGGCCCACCTGCTCCTGGAGAGGCAGTGGAACCCGCTTGTCACCGGCGCGCTGGTCGGCGCGATCGCCATCATCGCCTGGCCCGCCTCCTGGGCCACGGGGCGCGAGGACGGCCTGGGCATCACCGCCCCCTCGGCCAACCTGGTGGGCGGCATCGTCACCGGGGACGCCTCCCGCTTCGACTGGGGCGTCCTGCTGATCCTGGGCATCGTGCTGGGCTCCTACATCGCCGCCAAGGCCTCCGGGGAGTTCCGGGTGCGGGTGCCCAGCGCTCAGGTCATCCAGCGCTCCATCGGCGGCGGCCTCCTCATGGGCGTCGGCGCCGCCTGGGCCGGGGGCTGCTCGATCGGCAACGCCCTGGTCCAGACCTCCCTGCTGTCCTGGCAGGGCTGGGTGGCCCTGGTCTTCCAGATCCTGGGAGTCGGGGCGGCTGCCTGGGTGCTGCTCATCCGCCCCCGCCAGCGCCGTGCCGCCGAGCGCGCCGCCGCGCGCCAGGCCGCCAGCGCTGAGACCGCCCCGGATTCCGCCGAGCCCGTCACCGCCGGCGCCTAA
- a CDS encoding aldo/keto reductase, giving the protein MEHRRLGRTGMRVSSVGLGTMTWGRDTDEVEAREQLDVFLDAGGTLLDTAASYCEGASEEVIGTLLREHVHRQDIVLVSKAGVRTWRTGERPSVADASRGTLLDTLDTTLARLGTDHLDLWLVQVPDPTTPLEETTHALRMAVASGRTRYVGLSNHPAWVSVHVSDLLGSGSQGPGLAAVEVEHSLLSRGVERELLPAAGALGFGVIGYAPLGRGVLTGKYRSSTPPDSRAASPHLRSYVSPYLGQAHHGVAEAVATAAAGLDRKPVEVALSWARDAPGVTSTIVGARTAAQLQGALAAEDLRLPVQIRHALDEVTAPALGYPERF; this is encoded by the coding sequence ATGGAGCACAGGAGACTCGGCCGCACCGGAATGCGCGTGTCCTCAGTGGGCCTGGGCACCATGACCTGGGGCCGGGACACCGATGAGGTCGAGGCCAGGGAGCAGCTCGATGTCTTCCTCGACGCCGGTGGCACACTCCTGGACACGGCCGCGTCCTACTGCGAGGGCGCCAGCGAGGAGGTCATCGGAACCCTCCTGCGCGAGCACGTCCACCGCCAGGACATCGTCCTGGTCTCCAAGGCTGGCGTGCGCACCTGGCGCACCGGCGAGCGCCCCAGCGTGGCCGACGCCTCACGCGGAACCCTCCTGGACACCTTGGACACCACGCTGGCGCGCCTGGGGACCGACCACCTGGATCTCTGGCTGGTCCAGGTCCCCGACCCCACCACCCCCCTGGAGGAGACCACCCACGCCCTGCGCATGGCAGTGGCCTCGGGCCGCACCCGCTACGTGGGCCTGTCCAACCACCCCGCCTGGGTGAGCGTCCATGTCTCCGATCTGCTGGGCTCCGGCTCCCAGGGACCGGGCCTGGCCGCCGTCGAGGTGGAGCACTCCCTGCTCTCGCGCGGTGTGGAGCGCGAGCTGCTTCCCGCCGCCGGCGCGCTGGGCTTCGGGGTCATCGGCTACGCGCCCCTGGGGCGAGGCGTCCTGACCGGCAAGTACCGCTCCTCCACTCCCCCCGACTCGCGGGCCGCCTCCCCGCACCTGCGCTCCTACGTGTCCCCCTACCTGGGCCAGGCGCATCATGGGGTCGCCGAGGCCGTGGCCACAGCCGCCGCGGGCCTGGACCGCAAGCCGGTCGAGGTGGCCCTGTCCTGGGCGCGCGATGCCCCGGGCGTCACCTCGACCATTGTGGGGGCGCGCACCGCCGCCCAGCTCCAGGGCGCCCTGGCCGCCGAGGACCTGCGCCTGCCCGTCCAGATCCGTCATGCGCTGGACGAGGTCACCGCCCCGGCCCTGGGCTACCCCGAGCGCTTCTGA